In Cloacibacterium caeni, a single window of DNA contains:
- the fabD gene encoding ACP S-malonyltransferase translates to MKALVFPGQGSQFVGMGKELYDSRKEIKDLMDFSNEILGFDILKIMFEGTDEDLKKTKVTQPAIFIHSVAAVKAIDGTGAQMVAGHSLGEFSALVANGVLSFEDGLKLVSERALAMQEECDINPSSMAAILGLDDAKVEEICASINGIVVPANYNCPGQLVISGETKAVEEACNAMKEAGAKRALILPVNGAFHSPLMQPAQERLAAAIENAKFRKATIPVYQNITTTAVTDPDEIKKNLIAQLTGPVKWTQSVQNMIKDGASNFVEVGPGKTLQGLIKKINSEVTVASAI, encoded by the coding sequence ATGAAAGCACTTGTATTTCCAGGGCAAGGTTCTCAGTTCGTAGGAATGGGAAAAGAACTCTATGATAGTAGAAAAGAAATTAAAGACCTCATGGATTTCAGTAATGAAATTCTAGGTTTTGATATACTAAAAATCATGTTCGAGGGAACTGATGAAGACCTTAAAAAAACAAAAGTTACTCAACCAGCAATATTTATTCATTCTGTAGCTGCTGTAAAAGCAATTGACGGAACAGGAGCTCAAATGGTAGCAGGACATTCTTTAGGAGAGTTTTCTGCATTAGTTGCCAATGGAGTTTTAAGTTTTGAAGACGGACTTAAGTTGGTTTCAGAAAGAGCTTTGGCGATGCAAGAAGAATGTGATATTAATCCTTCTTCTATGGCAGCAATTCTAGGTTTAGATGATGCTAAAGTGGAAGAAATTTGTGCGTCAATTAATGGAATTGTAGTCCCAGCGAATTACAACTGTCCAGGACAATTGGTAATTTCTGGTGAGACCAAAGCGGTAGAAGAAGCGTGTAACGCTATGAAAGAAGCTGGTGCGAAAAGAGCATTAATTTTGCCAGTAAATGGTGCGTTTCATTCACCTTTAATGCAACCTGCGCAAGAAAGATTGGCTGCGGCAATAGAAAATGCAAAATTTAGAAAGGCAACCATTCCGGTTTATCAGAATATTACAACAACTGCAGTTACAGATCCAGATGAAATTAAAAAAAATCTGATTGCTCAGTTAACAGGACCTGTAAAATGGACACAGTCTGTACAAAACATGATTAAAGATGGCGCATCAAATTTTGTAGAAGTAGGGCCAGGAAAAACTTTGCAAGGACTGATAAAGAAGATTAACTCCGAAGTAACAGTTGCATCTGCAATTTAA